A single genomic interval of Salmo trutta chromosome 13, fSalTru1.1, whole genome shotgun sequence harbors:
- the LOC115205338 gene encoding eukaryotic peptide chain release factor subunit 1, with the protein MADDPNAADRNVEIWKIKKLIKSLEAARGNGTSMISLIIPPKDQISRVAKMLADEFGTASNIKSRVNRLSVLGAITSVQQRLKLYNKVPPNGLVVYCGTIVTDEGKEKKVNIDFEPFKPINTSLYLCDNKFHTEALTALLSDDSKFGFIVIDGSGALFGTLQGNTREVLHKFTVDLPKKHGRGGQSALRFARLRMEKRHNYVRKVAETAVQLYVANDKVNVAGMVLAGSADFKTELSQSDMFDPRLQAKILKLVDISYGGENGFNQAIELSAEVLSNVKFIQEKKLIGRYFDEISQDTGKYCFGVEDTLKALEMGAVEILIVYENLDTMRYILRLHGAESVGTENDEKTLYLTPEQEKDKSHFTDKETGQDHELIESMPLLEWFANNYKKFGATLEIVTDKSQEGSQFVKGFGGIGGCLRYRVDFQAIDYQAEDDEFFDLDDY; encoded by the exons cAATGGAACCAGTATGATCTCGCTGATCATCCCCCCTAAGGACCAGATCTCCAGAGTGGCCAAGATGTTGGCAGATGAGTTTGGCACGGCCTCCAACATCAAGAGCAGAGTCAACAGGCTCTCTGTGCTCGGGGCCATCACCTCTGTACAGCAGAGACTAAAGCTATACAACaagg TGCCGCCTAATGGCCTGGTGGTGTACTGTGGAACCATCGTGACAGACGAGGGCAAAGAGAAGAAGGTCAACATTGACTTTGAGCCTTTTAAACCCATCAACACCTCCCTGTACCTCTGTGACAACAAGTTCCACACTGAG gcgTTGACAGCCCTGCTGTCTGATGACAGTAAGTTTGGCTTCATAGTGATAGATGGTAGTGGGGCTCTATTCGGGACGCTCCAGGGGAACACTAGAGAGGTCCTGCACAAGTTCACCGTGGACTTGCCCAAGAAACATG gcagaGGAGGTCAGTCTGCTTTGCGCTTTGCCCGTCTGAGGATGGAGAAGAGACACAACTATGTGAGGAAGGTGGCTGAGACAGCTGTCCAGCTCTATGTGGCCAACGACAAGGTCAACGTGGCCGGAATGGTCCTAGCAGGGTCTGCCGACTTCAAGACTGAGCTCAGCCAGTCCGACATGTTCGACCCt agGTTACAGGCGAAGATTCTGAAGCTGGTGGACATCTCGTACGGAGGGGAGAACGGTTTCAACCAGGCCATCGAGCTGTCGGCAGAGGTCCTCTCTAACGTCAAGTTCATCCAGGAAAAGAAGCTCATAG GCCGGTACTTTGATGAGATCAGTCAGGACACGGGGAAGTACTGTTTTGGGGTGGAGGACACACTCAAAGCCCTGGAGATGGGGGCTGTGGAGATCCTCATCGTTTATGAGAACCTAGACACCATGCGCTATATTCTTCGCCTGCACGGGGCCGAGAGCGTCGGAACAGAAAACG ATGAGAAGACTCTTTATTTAACACCAGAGCAGGAGAAAGACAAGTCCCACTTCACAGACAAGGAG ACTGGGCAGGACCACGAGCTGATTGAGAGCATGCCTCTGCTGGAGTGGTTCGCCAACAACTACAAGAAGTTTGGAGCCACGCTGGAGATCGTCACAGACAAGAGTCAGGAAGGGTCTCAGTTTGTCAAGGGCTTCGGCGGCATCGGGG GATGCTTGCGGTACAGGGTGGATTTCCAGGCCATAGATTACCAGGCGGAGGACGACGAGTTTTTCGATTTAGATGACTACTAG